A stretch of the Flavobacterium aquiphilum genome encodes the following:
- a CDS encoding efflux RND transporter permease subunit has translation MFKIFIQRPVLATVISILLVILGVIGLTKLPLQQFPDIAPPSVLVTAVYPGANAETVLRSVAPSLEESINGVENMTYMSSTASNDGTLAITIFFKLGTDADQAAVNVQNRVAQATSQLPAEVVQQGVITAKQQNSFIMAIGMYTDDESKYDQTFVANYAQINIIPEIKRIPGVGAASIFGGVKDYSMRVWLNPTQMSTHNVTPNEVMAAIQDKSLEAAPGKFGERSNEVFEYVIKYKGKLTKPEDYQNIAIRSNADGSVLRLKDVARVELGAYSYNSLTRLNGKKGIVIGVIQLAGSNSNDIQIAINKLMAKASKDFPAGIKHNIFYSTKVSLDQSIAQVEHTLLEAFILVFIVVFIFLQDFRSTLIPAIAVPVAILGTFFFMQLFGFSINLLTLFALILAIGIVVDDAIVVVEAVHAKMEHKRLSPKIATHEAMHEITGAIISITLVMAAVFLPVGFMEGSTGVFYRQFAFTMAIAIVISAVNALTLSPALAALFLKDNHGEHDHNVPEAKKGFKEKFFTAFNSSFESLTNRYIGGLKFLIRNKWVSLGGLALITIATIFMVKTTPSGFIPTEDQGFIAIAVNTPSGTSLDGTQKVMTKAENTLRGLESSRFVTAISGFNLLTNSTSPSSAVVFVLLKPNEERGSIKNIDEIMNEVRGKLGAISEGSFFVFSFPTVPGFSNVEALDLVLQDRTGGKLDKFSGISQNFIGELMKRPEIAVAFTSFKADYPQLQLDINDEKADQLGVKVKDILQTMQAYFGSAQASDFNRFGKYYRVVVQADIADRADPAAIDRVFVKNKNGEMVPINTLVKLTRVYGSETASRYNLFNSISVNAIPKPGFSSGDAIKAIEEVAAQQLPAGYSYEFSGQTREEISSGGQSATIFLLCLIFVYFLLAAQYESYILPLAVILSIPAGIFGVFVAIGLTGIENNIYVQVALVMLIGLLAKNAILIVEFASQKRKSGQALVKASIDAAKQRLRPIIMTSLAFVVGLIPMMSAKGPSAQGNHSISIGAAGGMVSGVILGLLIIPVLFIVFQYLQEKVTGRPVAVIHNKKIKNGKLYNHDSDDNHQQSHVHIS, from the coding sequence ATGTTCAAAATATTTATACAAAGGCCGGTACTGGCAACTGTTATCTCCATTTTATTGGTGATTTTAGGAGTAATTGGTCTCACGAAATTACCTTTACAACAGTTTCCCGATATCGCCCCACCTTCGGTTTTGGTAACGGCAGTTTATCCGGGAGCCAATGCAGAAACGGTTCTACGTTCTGTTGCCCCTTCGCTCGAAGAATCCATAAATGGTGTGGAAAATATGACTTATATGAGCTCGACTGCCAGTAATGATGGTACGTTGGCCATTACCATTTTCTTCAAATTAGGAACGGATGCCGATCAAGCAGCGGTGAACGTTCAGAATAGAGTGGCTCAAGCTACCAGCCAGTTGCCCGCAGAAGTGGTACAACAAGGCGTTATCACTGCCAAACAACAAAACAGTTTTATTATGGCCATCGGTATGTACACCGATGATGAGTCCAAATACGATCAGACATTTGTTGCGAATTATGCACAAATCAATATTATTCCTGAAATCAAGCGTATTCCGGGAGTTGGAGCCGCTAGTATTTTTGGTGGTGTAAAAGATTACTCGATGAGGGTTTGGCTGAATCCAACCCAAATGTCAACTCACAATGTCACGCCAAATGAAGTAATGGCTGCCATTCAGGACAAAAGTTTGGAAGCGGCACCAGGTAAATTTGGAGAAAGAAGTAACGAAGTTTTCGAATATGTAATTAAATATAAAGGAAAACTAACCAAACCCGAAGATTATCAAAATATTGCCATACGTTCGAATGCTGATGGTTCTGTACTCCGATTAAAAGATGTGGCAAGAGTGGAACTTGGAGCTTATTCATACAACAGTTTAACCCGTTTGAATGGTAAAAAAGGAATCGTAATTGGTGTAATTCAGCTGGCAGGTTCCAACTCAAATGATATTCAGATTGCCATTAATAAACTGATGGCCAAAGCATCCAAAGATTTCCCTGCCGGAATAAAACACAATATATTCTATAGCACAAAAGTATCTCTGGATCAATCTATTGCGCAAGTGGAACATACATTGTTAGAAGCTTTTATACTAGTATTCATTGTGGTATTCATCTTCCTTCAGGATTTTAGATCCACATTAATTCCGGCAATTGCAGTTCCGGTTGCTATTTTGGGAACCTTCTTCTTTATGCAGTTATTCGGGTTCTCGATTAACTTATTGACACTTTTCGCTTTAATCCTAGCGATTGGTATTGTGGTCGATGATGCAATTGTGGTAGTCGAGGCCGTACATGCAAAAATGGAACACAAACGTTTGTCTCCAAAAATTGCCACACACGAAGCGATGCATGAAATTACCGGTGCAATTATTTCGATTACCCTGGTGATGGCCGCGGTATTCCTTCCGGTTGGTTTCATGGAAGGTTCAACAGGGGTTTTCTATCGTCAGTTTGCCTTTACAATGGCTATTGCAATTGTTATTTCGGCGGTTAATGCGTTGACCTTAAGCCCCGCCCTAGCCGCTTTGTTTCTAAAAGACAATCATGGTGAACACGATCATAATGTTCCTGAAGCGAAAAAAGGATTCAAGGAAAAATTCTTCACGGCTTTCAACAGCAGTTTTGAATCGTTGACCAATCGTTATATTGGTGGATTAAAATTCTTAATTCGTAACAAATGGGTTAGTTTAGGAGGTTTGGCTTTAATTACTATTGCAACGATTTTTATGGTAAAAACAACTCCATCAGGATTCATCCCAACCGAAGACCAAGGCTTTATCGCTATTGCAGTTAACACGCCATCAGGAACTTCTTTGGACGGAACCCAAAAGGTAATGACTAAAGCGGAAAATACGTTAAGAGGCTTGGAATCTTCAAGATTTGTAACTGCTATTTCAGGTTTCAACTTATTGACTAATTCTACAAGCCCATCTTCGGCAGTTGTTTTTGTATTGCTTAAACCAAATGAAGAACGCGGCAGTATTAAAAATATCGATGAAATAATGAATGAGGTGCGCGGCAAATTGGGTGCGATATCCGAAGGAAGTTTCTTTGTGTTCAGTTTCCCAACCGTACCCGGTTTTAGTAATGTAGAAGCTTTAGATTTAGTATTGCAAGACAGAACCGGCGGTAAACTCGATAAGTTTAGCGGCATCTCGCAAAATTTTATTGGAGAATTAATGAAACGCCCTGAAATTGCTGTTGCTTTTACTAGTTTCAAAGCCGATTATCCGCAATTGCAATTGGACATCAACGATGAGAAAGCCGATCAGTTGGGCGTAAAAGTAAAAGATATACTGCAGACGATGCAGGCATATTTTGGTAGTGCACAAGCATCCGATTTCAATCGATTTGGAAAATATTACCGTGTGGTAGTTCAGGCAGATATTGCAGACAGAGCTGATCCTGCCGCCATTGACCGTGTATTTGTAAAAAACAAAAACGGTGAAATGGTGCCAATAAATACTTTGGTGAAACTTACCCGAGTTTATGGTTCGGAAACAGCTTCGAGATACAATTTGTTCAATTCTATTTCGGTAAATGCAATTCCGAAGCCTGGATTTAGTTCCGGAGACGCGATCAAAGCCATTGAGGAAGTTGCCGCTCAACAGTTACCCGCTGGTTACAGCTATGAATTTTCAGGACAAACCCGCGAAGAGATTTCTTCAGGAGGTCAGTCAGCTACGATTTTCCTATTGTGTCTGATATTCGTTTACTTCCTGCTGGCAGCACAATACGAAAGTTATATTCTTCCTTTGGCAGTAATCCTGTCAATTCCTGCGGGGATATTTGGAGTATTTGTGGCCATTGGCTTGACCGGAATCGAAAACAATATTTATGTACAAGTTGCTTTGGTAATGCTTATTGGATTGCTCGCCAAAAATGCCATTCTGATTGTAGAATTTGCATCACAAAAAAGAAAATCCGGTCAGGCATTGGTTAAAGCGTCAATAGATGCAGCCAAGCAACGTTTACGTCCAATTATCATGACTTCATTGGCTTTCGTAGTTGGATTAATTCCGATGATGAGTGCCAAAGGTCCGTCAGCTCAGGGGAACCACTCAATTAGTATTGGTGCTGCGGGAGGAATGGTGTCGGGAGTAATTCTAGGATTGCTAATTATCCCGGTACTATTCATCGTATTTCAATATTTACAAGAAAAAGTTACTGGCAGGCCAGTTGCTGTAATTCATAACAAAAAAATTAAAAATGGAAAACTATATAACCACGATTCTGATGACAATCATCAGCAGTCTCACGTACATATCTCTTAG